One segment of Prionailurus bengalensis isolate Pbe53 chromosome X, Fcat_Pben_1.1_paternal_pri, whole genome shotgun sequence DNA contains the following:
- the HCFC1 gene encoding host cell factor 1 isoform X6 has translation MASAVSPANSPAVLLQPRWKRVVGWSGPVPRPRHGHRAVAIKELIVVFGGGNEGIVDELHVYNTATNQWFIPAVRGDIPPGCAAYGFVCDGTRLLVFGGMVEYGKYSNDLYELQASRWEWKRLKAKTPKNGPPPCPRLGHSFSLVGNKCYLFGGLANDSEDPKNNIPRYLNDLYILELRPGSGVVAWDIPITYGVLPPPRESHTAVVYTEKDNKKSKLVIYGGMSGCRLGDLWTLDIETLTWNKPSLSGVAPLPRSLHSATTIGNKMYVFGGWVPLVMDDVKVATHEKEWKCTNTLACLNLDTMAWETILMDTLEDNIPRARAGHCAVAINTRLYIWSGRDGYRKAWNNQVCCKDLWYLETEKPPPPARVQLVRANTNSLEVSWGAVATADSYLLQLQKYDIPATAATAASPTPNPVPSVPANPPKSPAPAAAAPAVQPLTQVGITLLPQAAAAPPTTTAIQVLPTVPGSSISVPTAARTQGVPAVLKVTGPQATTGTPLVTMRPASQAGKAPVTVTSLPAGVRMVVPTQSAQGTVIGSSPQMSGMAALAAAAAATQKIPPSSAPTVLSVPAGTTIVKTVAVTPGTTTLPATVKVASSPVMVSNPATRMLKTAAAQVGTSVSSAANTSTRPIITVHKSGTVTVAQQAQVVTTVVGGVTKTITLVKSPISVPGGSALISNLGKVMSVVQTKPVQTSAVTGQASTGPVTQIIQTKGPLPAGTILKLVTSADGKPTTIITTTQASGAGTKPTILGISSVSPSTTKPGTTTIIKTIPMSAIITQAGATGVTSSPGIKSPITIITTKVMTSGTGAPAKIITAVPKIATGHGQQGVTQVVLKGAPGQPGTILRTVPMGGVRLVTPVTVSAVKPAVTTLVVKGTTGVTTLGTVTGTVSTSLAGAGGHSTSASLATPITTLGTIATLSSQVINPTAITVSAAQTTLTAAGGLTTPTITMQPVSQPTQVTLITAPSGVEAQPVHDLPVSILASPTTEQPTATVTIADSGQGEVQPGTVTLVCSNPPCETHETGTTNTATTTVVANLGGQPQPTQVQFVCDRQEAAASLVASTVGQQNGSVVRVCSNPPCETHETGTTHTATTATSNMAGQHGCSNPPCETHETGTTSTATTAVSSIGAGQQRDLRRACVAGTAPAVVRVGMAAGVSEGAQGSVKASCQTRQTGVTGTAMTVLATGAPCSAGPLLGPALAVEAGGRGATFVQLAAVSGQVRPSGPVAGLSQLASVGRQPEAHHTHTTNTPTTVRSAMGAGEPGEARGTPTPAYESSASGAVTVTALEALLCPSATASQVCSDPPCETHDTGTTHTATTSNAGSAQRVCSNPPCETHETGTTHTPTTATSNGGAGQPEGGQQPPAGRPCETHQTTSTGTTMSVGVGTLLPVESGLEVAAPPSIAPQAAASLLAPFPTQRVCSNPPCETHETGTTHTATTVTSNMSSNQDPPPAASDQGDVESTQGDSVNITSSSAVTTTVSSTLTRAVTTVTQSTPVPGPSVPKISSMTEATPGALTTEVPIPATITVTIANTETSDMPFSAVDILQPPEELQASPGPRQQLPPRQLLQPASTPLMGESAEVLSASQTPELQAAVDLSGTGDPSSGQEPASSAVVATVVVQPPPPTQSEVDQLSLPQELMAEAQAGTTTLMVTGLTPEELAVTAAAEAAAQAAATEEAQALAIQAVLQAAQQAVMGTGEPMDTSEAAAAVTQAELGHLSAEGQEGQATTIPIVLTQQELAALVQQQQQLQEAQAQQHHHLPTEALAPADSLNDPAIESNCLNELAAAVPNTVALLPSTATESLAPSNTFVAPQPVVVASPAKLQAAATLTEVANGIESLGVKPDLPPPPSKAPRSGRAASTSGGSEPPTPATPGPSTGATQRLWTKKTERRACLLQLLPLVLGRGGGPGRRGCGKEAEGSRPQPVPWPEKTGGRPRTTCPICFRFTCSLCISATWRPVLELCPAPSAWRFLSGLRTPTLSPSLFFPG, from the exons CGACTAACCAGTGGTTCATCCCAGCCGTGAGAGGGGACATCCCCCCTGGGTGTGCCGCGTATGGCTTCGTGTGTGACGGCACTCGCCTGCTGGTGTTTGGTGGGATGGTGGAGTATGGGAAATACAGCAATGACCTCTACGAGCTCCAG GCAAGCCGGTGGGAATGGAAGAGACTCAAAGCAAAGACGCCCAAAAATGGACCCCCTCCGTGTCCTCGGCTCGGGCACAGCTTCTCCCTCGTGGGCAACAAGTGCTACCTGTTTGGGGGTCTGGCCAACGATAGCGAGGACCCCAAGAACAACATTCCGAG GTACCTGAATGACTTATACATCCTGGAATTGCGGCCGGGCTCCGGAGTGGTGGCCTGGGACATCCCCATCACTTACGGCGTTCTGCCTCCACCCCGGGAGTCCCACACTGCTGTGGTCTATACTGAGAAAGACAACAAGAAGTCCAAGCTGGTGATCTACGGAGGGATGAGCGGCTGCAGGCTGGGGGACCTTTGGACCTTGGATATCG AGACTCTGACGTGGAACAAGCCCAGTCTCAGCGGGGTGGCGCCTCTTCCCCGGAGTCTTCACTCAGCCACGACCATAGGAAACAA AATGTACGTGTTTGGTGGCTGGGTGCCTCTCGTCATGGATGACGTCAAAGTGGCCACACACGAGAAGGAGTGGAAGTGTACCAACACACTGGCTTGTCTCAACCTGG ATACCATGGCCTGGGAGACCATCCTGATGGACACGCTGGAGGACAATATTCCCCGGGCCCGAGCCGGCCACTGTGCCGTAGCCATCAACACCCGCCTGTACATTTGGAGTGGGCGCGACGGCTACCGAAAGGCCTGGAACAACCAGGTCTGCTGCAAGGACCTGTGGTACCTGGAGACAG AAAAGCCACCACCCCCGGCCCGGGTACAGCTGGTACGAGCCAACACCAATTCCCTGGAGGTGAGCTGGGGGGCCGTGGCGACAGCCGACAGTTACCTTCTGCAGCTCCAGAAATATGACATTCCCGCCACGGCCGCTACTGCCGCCTCCCCCACGCCCAATCCGGTCCCGTCTGTGCCCGCCAACCCTCCCAAGAGCCCCGCCCCGGCAGCAGCCGCACCTGCCGTGCAGCCGCTGACCCAGGTAGGCATCACGCTCCTGCCCCAGGCTGCTGCCGCGCCCCCGACCACCACCGCCATCCAGGTCTTGCCGACGGTACCCGGCAGCTCAATCTCCGTGCCCACGGCGGCCAGGACTCAAG GCGTCCCTGCTGTTCTCAAAGTCACCGGTCCTCAGGCCACGACAGGAACCCCGCTGGTCACCATGCGACCTGCCAGCCAGGCTGGGAAAGCCCCCGTCACCGTGACCTCCCTTCCTGCAGGCGTGCGAATGGTTGTGCCGACGCAGAGTGCCCAGGGCACG GTGATTGGCAGCAGCCCGCAGATGAGCGGCATGGCCGCGCTGGCAGCTGCAGCTGCCGCCACCCAGAAGATCCCGCCCTCGTCAGCGCCCACGGTGCTGAGTGTCCCAGCAGGCACGACCATCGTCAAAACCGTGGCTGTGACGCCAGGCACCACCACCCTCCCGGCTACTGTAAAGGTGGCCTCCTCGCCGGTCATG GTGAGCAACCCGGCCACTCGGATGCTGAAGACTGCGGCCGCCCAGGTGGGGACGTCTGTCTCCTCTGCTGCCAACACATCCACCCGCCCCATCATCACGGTGCATAAGTCGGGAACTGTGACAGTGGCCCAGCAAGCCCAGGTGGTGACCACAGTGGTGGGTGGAGTCACCAAGACCATCACCCTGGTGAAGAGCCCCATCTCTGTCCCAGgaggcagtgctctg ATTTCCAACCTGGGCAAGGTGATGTCAGTGGTTCAGACCAAACCGGTTCAGACTTCAGCGGTCACAGGCCAGGCATCTACAGGCCCGGTGACTCAGATCATCCAG ACCAAAGGGCCCCTGCCGGCCGGGACCATCCTGAAGCTGGTAACCTCCGCGGACGGCAAgcccaccaccatcatcactaccACGCAGGCCAGCGGGGCCGGGACTAAGCCCACCATCCTGGGCATCAGCAGCGTGTCCCCGAGCACCACCAAGCCGGGCACGACCACCATCATCAAGACCATCCCCATGTCGGCCATCATCACGCAGGCCGGCGCCACAG GTGTGACCAGCAGTCCGGGCATCAAGTCCCccatcaccattatcaccacCAAGGTGATGACTTCAGGAACCGGAGCGCCTGCCAAAATCATCACAGCTGTCCCTAAAATCGCCACTGGCCACGGGCAGCAAGGAGTGACCCAG GTGGTGCTAAAGGGGGCCCCCGGACAGCCGGGCACCATCCTCCGCACCGTGCCCATGGGGGGTGTCCGCCTGGTCACCCCCGTCACCGTCTCTGCCGTCAAGCCAGCAGTCACCACGTTGGTTGTGAAGGGCACCACAG GCGTCACGACCCTGGGCACAGTGACAGGCACCGTCTCCACCAGCCTTGCCGGAGCTGGGGGCCACAGTACCAGCGCCTCCCTGGCCACGCCCATCACCACGTTGGGCACCATCGCCACCCTCTCAAGCCAAGTGATCAACCCCACCGCCATCACCGTGTCGGCTGCGCAGACCACGCTGACGGCGGCCGGCGGGctcaccacccccaccatcaccatGCAG CCTGTCTCCCAGCCTACCCAGGTGACGCTCATCACGGCGCCCAGTGGAGTCGAGGCCCAGCCCGTGCATGACCTCCCTGTGTCCATTCTGGCCTCGCCCACCACAGAACAGCCCACGGCCACGGTCACCATCGCCGATTCAGGCCAGGGTGAGGTGCAGCCGGGCACCGTGACTCTGGTCTGCTCCAACCCGCCCTGCGAGACCCACGAGACGGGCACCACCAACACAGCCACCACCACCGTCGTGGCTAACCTCGGGGGGCAGCCGCAGCCCACCCAAGTGCAGTTCGTCTGTGACAGACAGGAGGCGGCTGCTTCTCTCGTGGCCTCGACGGTGGGGCAGCAGAACGGCAGCGTGGTTCGCGTCTGCTCCAACCCGCCGTGCGAGACCCACGAGACGGGCACCACACACACGGCCACCACCGCCACGTCCAACATGGCTGGGCAGCACGGCTGCTCCAACCCGCCGTGCGAGACCCACGAGACCGGCACCACCAGCACCGCCACCACCGCTGTGTCGAGCATCGGCGCCGGCCAGCAGCGAGACCTCCGCCGTGCCTGCGTGGCCGGCACCGCTCCTGCCGTGGTCCGGGTCGGCATGGCCGCCGGGGTGTCGGAGGGAGCCCAGGGCTCCGTCAAGGCCTCGTGCCAAACCCGCCAGACCGGCGTGACCGGTACCGCCATGACTGTGCTGGCCACCGGGGCCCCATGCTCGGCCGGCCCGCTCCTTGGGCCGGCCCTGGCGGTGGAGGCCGGTGGCCGCGGCGCCACCTTCGTGCAGCTGGCCGCCGTGAGTGGCCAGGTCAGACCCAGCGGCCCCGTGGCCGGCTTGAGTCAGCTGGCGTCCGTGGGGCGCCAGCCGGAGGCTCATCACACCCACACGACCAACACCCCCACCACGGTCCGCTCCGCCATGGGTGCCGGAGAACCCGGCGAGGCACGGGGGACCCCCACACCCGCGTACGAGAGCTCGGCCAGTGGCGCCGTGACTGTGACGGCCCTGGAGGCGCTGCTGTGCCCCTCGGCCACCGCGAGCCAAGTCTGCTCCGACCCGCCGTGCGAGACCCATGACACGGGCACCACCCACACCGCCACTACCTCGAATGCCGGCAGCGCCCAGCGGGTCTGCTCCAACCCGCCCTGCGAGACCCATGAGACGGGCACCACCCACACGCCCACCACGGCCACGTCCAACGGGGGTGCGGGCCAGCCTGAGGGCGGGCAGCAGCCCCCCGCCGGCCGCCCCTGCGAGACACACCAGACCACGTCCACCGGTACCACCATGTCGGTCGGTGTGGGCACCTTGCTCCCCGTGGAGTCCGGCTTGGAGGTGGCGGCGCCTCCCTCCATCGCCCCCCAGGCTGCTGCTTCGTTGCTGGCTCCTTTCCCGACGCAGAGGGTGTGCTCCAACCCCCCTTGTGAGACGCACGAGACGGGCACCACACACACGGCCACCACCGTCACCTCGAACATGAGCTCAAACCAAG ATCCCCCACCAGCCGCCAGTGACCAGGGAGACGTGGAGAGCACCCAGGGCGACAGCGTGAACATCACCAGCTCCAGTGCCGTTACGACAACCGTGTCCTCCACACTGACGAGGGCTGTGACCACTGTGACACAGTCCACCCCGGTCCCGGGCCCCTCGGTACCG AAGATCTCATCAATGACTGAGGCTACCCCAGGGGCTCTGACCACCGAAGTCCCCATCCCAGCCACGATAACAGTGACCATAGCCAACACAGAAACTTCTGACATGCCCTTCTCTGCTGTTGACATCCTGCAGCCCCCAGAGGAACTCCAGGCCTCGCCAGGGCCCCGCCAGCAGCTTCCGCCACGGCAGCTCCTGCAACCCGCCTCCACGCCCCTGATGGGGGAGTCCGCCGAGGTCCTGTCAGCCTCCCAGACCCCTGAGCTCCAAGCTGCCGTGGATCTGAGCGGTACAGGGGACCCGTCTTCGGGCCAGGAGCCCGCCAGCTCCGCCGTGGTGGCCACTGTGGTGGTCCAGCCGCCCCCGCCTACGCAGTCTGAAGTAGACCAGCTGTCGCTTCCTCAAGAGCTGATGGCCGAGGCCCAGGCAGGCACCACCACCCTCATGGTGACGGGGCTCACCCCCGAGGAGCTGGCGGTCACCGCTGCCGCTGAAGCAGCCGCCCAGGCTGCAGCCACCGAGGAGGCCCAGGCCCTGGCCATCCAGGCGGTGCTCCAGGCTGCGCAGCAGGCCGTCATGG GCACCGGGGAGCCCATGGACACGTCTGAGGCGGCGGCGGCCGTGACGCAGGCCGAGCTGGGCCACCTGTCCGCCGAGGGCCAGGAGGGCCAGGCCACCACCATCCCCATCGTGCTGACGCAGCAGGAGCTGGCCGCTCTGgtgcagcaacagcagcagctgcAGGAGGCACAGGCCCAGCAGCACCACCACCTGCCCACCGAGGCCCTGGCGCCTGCCGACAGCCTCAACGACCCGGCCATCGAGAGCAACTGCCTCAACGAGCTGGCCGCCGCCGTCCCCAACACCGTGGCCCTGCTGCCCTCCACGGCCACTGAGA GCCTGGCTCCGTCCAACACGTTTGTGGCCCCCCAGCCGGTCGTGGTAGCCAGCCCTGCCAAACTACAGGCCGCGGCGACCCTGACTGAAGTGGCCAATGGCATCGAGTCCCTGGGCGTG aAGCCAGACTTACCGCCCCCGCCCAGCAAAGCC CCCAGATCTGGAAGAGCAGCGAGCACGTCCGGTGGCAGTGAGCCCCCGACCCCAGCCACGCCGGGGCCCTCGACGGGCGCTACACAGAGACTTTGGACAAAGAAGACAGAACGGAGAGCGTGCCTCTTGCAGCTTCTCCCCTTGGTTCTCGGGAGGGGGGGCGGCCCGGGGCGGAGGGGGTGCGGCAAGGAAGCGGAAGGAAGCCGGCCCCAGCCCGTCCCCTGGCCCGAGAAGACCGGCGGCCGCCCTCGCACCACATGTCCCATCTGCTTCCGTTTTACCTGTTCCCTTTGCATCTCCGCCACCTGGCGGCCCGTGCTTGAGCTTTGTCCAGCCCCGTCAGCCTGGCGATTTCTCAGCGGCCTTCGTACTCCgaccctctccccttccctcttctttcctgggTAG